In the Brassica napus cultivar Da-Ae chromosome A7, Da-Ae, whole genome shotgun sequence genome, one interval contains:
- the LOC106353845 gene encoding 30S ribosomal protein 3-1, chloroplastic, with the protein MMSSMALHSSASLCSSFISQHPKLSIKASPLFHNQTTKPISLNRKIVALAAPETLTSEPVTDTPQPKQVVNQQEEKARVVLKFVWMEKNIGLGLDQHVPGHGTIPLSPYFFWPRKDAWEELKSTLEAKPWISQKKMIILLNQATDIINLWQQSGGNLTSQ; encoded by the exons atgatgtcaTCAATGGCACTCCACTCATCTGCTTCCCTCTGCTCTTCTTTCATCTCTCAACATCCAAAACTCTCCATCAAAGCTTCTCCATTGTTCCATAACCAAACCACAAAACCCATCTCTCTAAACCGGAAGATTGTGGCTCTTGCAGCTCCAGAGACACTCACTTCTGAACCAGTCACCGACACTCCACAACCGAAACAg GTAGTGAACCAACAAGAGGAGAAAGCAAGAGTGGTTCTCAAGTTTGTGTGGATGGAAAAGAACATAGGATTAGGATTGGACCAGCATGTCCCTGGACATGGTACAATCCCACTAAGTCCTTACTTCTTCTGGCCAAGAAAAGATGCTTGGGAAGAGCTCAAGTCTACTCTTGAAGCTAAGCCATGGATCTctcagaagaagatgatcatTCTCCTTAACCAAGCCACTGACATCATCAACCTCTGGCAACAAAGTGGCGGCAACTTAACTTCCCAATAA
- the LOC106353846 gene encoding uncharacterized protein LOC106353846, with translation MASLSEIVEQELGASPRSKLSITSESSLASVASLSMPLIQEIVLSADIRCSDCQEKIADIMSRMIETYSILVSVLEKKVTLTCTYSGDQRVSKSYGEALLCKISIFKRRMFHSSRKTTTQCRLA, from the exons ATGGCTTCTCTGTCTGAAATCGTTGAGCAAGAGCTTGGAGCATCACCAAGAAGCAAGCTTTCAATAACAAGTGAAAGCAGTCTAGCTTCTGTTGCATCCTTATCCATGCCTCTT ATTCAGGAGATTGTTTTATCAGCAGACATCAGATGTAGTGACTGCCAAGAGAAGATCGCCGACATAATGTCAAGGATGATCG AAACATATTCAATATTGGTGAGTGTGTTGGAGAAGAAAGTGACGCTGACATGTACATACTCCGGTGACCAGAGAGTCTCCAAGTCATATGGTGAAGCTCTTCTCTGCAAAATCTCAATCTTCAAGCGTAGGATGTTTCATTCTTCCAGGAAAACAACAACTCAATGTCGCTtagcttag